The following are encoded together in the Vigna angularis cultivar LongXiaoDou No.4 chromosome 9, ASM1680809v1, whole genome shotgun sequence genome:
- the LOC108347341 gene encoding flotillin-like protein 1 encodes MYRVAKASEYLVITGIGIKDIKLAKKAWVFPGQSCTVFELSPVNYTFEVQAMSSEKLPFILPAVFTIGPRVDDTDSLLKYARLLSSHDKLSNHVNELVQGIIEGETRVLAASMTMEDVFRGTKSFKQEVFDKVQLELNQFGLFIYNANVKQLVDVPGHEYFSYLGQKIQMEAANQAKVDVAEAKMKGEVGAKMREGETQQNAARINAETKIVSTQRNGEGVKEEIKVKTEVKVFENEREAEVAQANSDLAQKKAMWEKTAQVAKVEATKAVAMREAELQREVERMNALTRTEKLKAEFLSKANVEYETKVQEANWELYRQQKVAEATLFEKEKEAQAEKAMAEAKYFREQKAAEAELFAKKKEAEGLMLMGQAQGAYLSTLLGALGGNYTNLRDYLMINSGMFQDIARTNAEAIRGLHPKISIWNNGGEGSDSGVGMKDVAGVYKMLPPLLNTVHEQTGMLPPPWMGTLSSD; translated from the exons ATGTACAGAGTAGCAAAGGCATCAGAATATCTTGTGATCACTGGGATTGGAATCAAAGACATAAAGCTTGCAAAAAAAGCATGGGTTTTCCCGGGCCAGTCATGCACCGTCTTCGAGCTCTCTCCAGTGAACTATACTTTTGAGGTTCAAGCCATGAGTTCGGAGAAGCTCCCTTTTATTCTCCCTGCTGTCTTCACCATTGGTCCCAGAGTCGACGACACAGACAGCCTTCTCAAATACGCCAGACTTCTCTCTTCCCACGACAAGCTCTCTAACCACGTCAACGAGCTAGTCCAGGGTATCATCGAGGGAGAGACACGTGTCCTTGCGGCATCCATGACCATGGAGGATGTTTTCAGAGGCACCAAATCCTTTAAACAGGAAGTGTTTGATAAGGTTCAGCTGGAGCTTAACCAGTTCGGGCTTTTCATCTACAACGCCAACGTGAAGCAATTGGTGGACGTGCCTGGCCATGAGTACTTCTCTTATTTGGGTCAGAAGATTCAGATGGAGGCTGCCAACCAAGCCAAGGTTGACGTGGCAGAGGCAAAGATGAAGGGAGAGGTTGGAGCCAAGATGAGAGAGGGGGAGACGCAGCAGAACGCTGCGAGGATCAATGCTGAGACAAAGATAGTATCGACCCAGAGGAATGGAGAGGGTGTGAAGGAGGAGATAAAGGTGAAGACGGAGGTGAAGGTGTTTGAAAATGAGAGAGAGGCGGAGGTGGCACAGGCTAATTCTGACCTTGCGCAGAAAAAAGCTATGTGGGAAAAGACGGCGCAGGTAGCGAAAGTGGAGGCCACAAAAGCAGTGGCAATGAGGGAAGCTGAGTTGCAGAGAGAGGTAGAGAGGATGAACGCTCTCACAAGGACAGAAAAGCTTAAAGCCGAGTTCCTCAGCAAAGCAAATGTTGAGTACGAAACCAAG GTACAAGAGGCAAACTGGGAGTTGTACAGGCAACAAAAAGTGGCAGAAGCAACATTGTTTGAGAAGGAGAAAGAGGCACAGGCAGAGAAAGCAATGGCAGAGGCAAAATATTTCAGAGAACAAAAAGCAGCAGAGGCTGAGCTATTTGCAAAGAAAAAGGAGGCAGAGGGACTTATGTTAATGGGGCAAGCCCAAGGGGCATACTTAAGCACACTTCTTGGTGCATTGGGAGGCAACTACACTAATCTAAGGGACTACTTGATGATAAATAGTGGCATGTTTCAAGATATTGCAAGGACTAATGCAGAAGCAATTCGAGGACTTCACCCAAAGATTAGTATTTGGAATAATGGTGGAGAAGGAAGTGATAGTGGTGTTGGAATGAAGGATGTAGCTGGTGTGTACAAAATGCTGCCACCTTTGCTTAATACAGTGCATGAGCAAACGGGTATGCTGCCACCCCCTTGGATGGGAACCCTCTCATCAGACTAA
- the LOC108346979 gene encoding DNA-directed RNA polymerase II subunit 4, translating into MSGEEEENAAELKIGDEFLKAKCLMNCEVSLILEHKYEQLQQTSDDPMNQVSQVFEKSLQYVKRFSRYKNPDAVRQVREILARYQLAEFELCVLGNLCPETVEEAIAMVPSIKTRGRAQDDEAIEKMLNDLSLIKKFE; encoded by the exons ATGTCTggggaagaggaagaaaacGCCGCAGAGCTCAAAATTGGAGAtg agTTTTTGAAGGCAAAGTGCTTAATGAACTGTGAAGTTTCATTGATTCTTGAGCACAAGTACGAGCAACTTCAACAGACATCTGATGATCCCATGAATCAAGTTTCTCA GGTATTTGAAAAGTCCTTGCAGTATGTGAAGCGATTCAGCCGCTATAAAAATCCAGATGCTGTTAGACAAGTTCGAGA AATACTTGCAAGATATCAATTGGCTGAGTTTGAG TTGTGTGTCCTTGGCAACCTTTGCCCAGAAACTGTGGAGGAAGCCATTGCTATGGTTCCATCTATCAAG ACAAGAGGACGGGCTCAGGATGATGAAGCAATTGAGAAAATGCTGAATGACTTGTCATTGATTAagaaatttgaataa
- the LOC108347046 gene encoding serine/threonine-protein kinase OXI1, which produces MGDGESTSDRSLNFEDMTVVSAVGRGAKGVVFLARAGGRRSGECVALKVMSKALIAQKRTRKKDEEEYGRVSFEEEVLRRFDHPLLPRLRGVLETEKVIAFAIDYCHGGTLHSLRKKQTEKMFSDDTIRFYAVELVLALEYLHEMGIVYRDLKPENVMIQENGHIMLVDFDLSKKLNPKSPHSLSQNSTPSPNSEKRSRKQQRLTRIYSFCNSGISPWDSDSEPPLSTVDSVRRTESDSVEKSNSFVGTEEYVAPEILSGKGHGFSVDWWSYGILLYEMLYGTTPFKGLNRKETFYRILTKEPELTGEKTALRDLISRLLEKDPDRRIPVEEIKGHDFFKGVKWDKVLHIARPPYIPTNEVENKVGFSKNDVEVFVNEVFFPTNDDDGVENPEHNKKNDDFLIF; this is translated from the exons ATGGGCGACGGCGAAAGCACCTCCGATCGGTCGCTTAATTTCGAGGACATGACAGTGGTCTCCGCCGTGGGGCGCGGCGCCAAAGGCGTGGTGTTCCTGGCTCGCGCCGGTGGCCGGCGGTCGGGAGAGTGCGTGGCACTGAAAGTGATGTCGAAGGCGCTGATTGCGCAGAAAAGAACGAGAAAGAAGGACGAGGAGGAGTACGGGAGAGTGTCGTTTGAAGAGGAAGTGCTCCGTCGTTTCGATCATCCGCTCTTGCCGAGGCTTAGAGGCGTTCTTGAAACGGAGAAAGTGATTGCGTTCGCCATCGATTACTGCCATGGTGGCACGCTCCACTCTCTCAGGAAGAAACAGACTGAGAAAATGTTCTCCGATGACACCATCAG GTTTTACGCTGTAGAATTGGTGCTTGCATTGGAATATTTACACGAAATGGGAATAGTGTACAGAGATTTGAAGCCAGAAAATGTGATGATTCAAGAAAACGGCCACATAATGCTTGTCGATTTTGATCTCTCCAAAAAgctaaaccctaaatcccctCACTCACTGAGTCAAAACTCGACCCCGAGTCCTAACTCGGAGAAACGTTCAAGGAAACAACAACGATTAACTCGTATATACAGTTTTTGTAACTCCGGCATCTCGCCGTGGGACTCGGACTCGGAGCCCCCGCTAAGTACAGTCGACTCAGTGCGTCGCACGGAGTCTGACTCGGTTGAGAAATCAAACTCGTTCGTTGGAACAGAAGAATACGTGGCACCCGAAATCTTATCAGGGAAAGGTCACGGTTTTAGCGTTGATTGGTGGTCATACGGCATCTTGTTGTACGAGATGCTGTACGGAACGACGCCGTTTAAAGGCTTAAATAGGAAGGAAACGTTTTACCGGATCTTAACTAAAGAGCCAGAGTTAACGGGAGAGAAGACGGCGTTACGGGATTTAATTTCAAGATTGTTGGAAAAAGATCCTGACCGTCGGATCCCAGTGGAGGAGATCAAAGGCCACGATTTCTTCAAAGGGGTTAAGTGGGACAAAGTGTTGCACATTGCAAGACCACCTTATATTCCTACAAATGAGGTTGAGAACAAAGTGGGGTTTAGCAAAAACGACGTGGAAGTGTTTGTGAACGAAGTGTTTTTTCCCACGAATGATGATGATGGCGTAGAGAATCCTGAGCATAACAAGAAGAATGacgattttttaattttttaa